TGTAAACATCATCCAGTTTTCTTTTGATGACACCTATATAATCACGGTCGATGACTTCACGAATTTGTTGTAACGTTTTCTCAACTGCACCAAGAGACCCTGTAGTCATTAACCGTGCGGTAACAGATTTCAAGATATAGAAAACGTCATCAGGTGCTGTGGTGATTACTGGACTTTGCGATAGATCAGGAGTGGAAAGTCTGTGGGCCTGTAAAAGATTCAGAAGGTTAACGCTTTCATCAACGGGACACATACCTTATCTATTATAGTGCGAGTATACCATATTTCCATAGGAATGTAATATATTGTGGTCAAGTGCTCAAATAGTTTGTTTGATTCGGTAGAGTTGATAGGATCAAATTGAACAGGCGGGCTATGTTTTTCATTCACAATAGCTGCAGCTTCTGCCCCATCTTCATTGGTACTACCAACATTTCCCTAAACGATGACAATAACAGATGATAAATGACGGGGTATGTTGGAAGACAAAGTAAAAACCTTTAGTGACTCTGACAGAAATTTCTTGAACAGGTTCCATCGACCCAACATCCCAGCAAGTTCCGACAAAACCTTGTCTATCTCACGAGGATCGACGGCATTGTCTTCAGCGGGCCTACGCAAGGAAGAATATAGCGGCATTGGTGGATTATTTGAGACCTCAGTTAGCTAATAGACAGTTCGTTGAGATCATATCCTCAAATGGTGTATACAAAAAAGTACCTTGCGCTGCATTGATCTATCCTCTTCCCAACCGTTGATCAAGCTTTTTGTTACCCTGTCACTTTCTTCGAGCAGACGACGGACAACATTCTGCATTTTACCGGGGCCATAGTATTTTTCTACTACTGGCTGATGTTGATCTACTATCATGGCGATACTTTCGAATAAAGATGTCAGGGCTGTGATATAATATAGGGGcgatgaagctgaagcaCATTGTTGTTAGCTGCAATTTAAGTCAAGAAACAGTATATTTCACATTTTGCGCTGGCCGGTGACCTTACCCGGACAAGTTCCACCACAAATGATGCGTATGCTTCGAGACCCTCATCTTCCCAGCCAATCGCGGGAAATAACTTGAAGAAACGACTTGTTGCGTTCGAATCGCGTGCACGAGAGGCTTCTTGAAACTTTTCACGAAAAACAGATAATAAGGTTTCCCTGGCGGCTTGTAGAGTCTGTGGGGGAGGTAGATGGCTTTCTGACGTTGGCTGAGTGGTCGAATGAGAAGCCATACGCGTCAACATGAGGTAGGAATGCATGACGAACCACTGCTATTTCTGCAAATGGGCCAGCTATTACGTCCAGAGGAAGAGCCATAGCCCTTGCACAATGCCTAGCAGCAGACTCCCAGTCTTGGGACTCAATGGATGTTTGTAGAGCTAAAAGAGAGGCCTAAACGATGTCAGTACAATCTCGTAGTGTCCAGATACGTAAAAAGGCATGCACCTTGAGTTCCATAACTTGGCCAACACGATCTCCTGCTTCTCTGACGCGTCCCATTTCCTCGTCAAGAGATCTAACACGACTACCAACCCTCTCCGCTGTCTTTGCTGTATTGGAGACCCTATCTGAGAGCAGAGCGGCGTCCACTTGCAATTCATCGAGTTGGGGAATGAGAGACTCCAAACGAGCCAATGACGAGATTATGGGTTCTTTGTCCTTTAACAACTGTGTTAGAGAACTGGAAAGTTCTGCTTCTTCTGATTGAAATGCGGAGAGACACGATAGAATGTCTGTTAAGTTGGTTAGACTCCTAGGGTTCGGGCGGTGAACCTGATCTGCAGAGTTTGATGGAGTGTCTAGTGTGGCCATGTTACCGACAAAACATTGGCCTCGCGGTTGTAGTGTAGAGCAGGTTCGCCAATGGTATAGTAGAAGCTGAAGCGCTGAGGCCTGATAGAGACAAACTGTTGACTTCTGACTAGTTCTGAGCGTGTTCAAACTTGGTTCATTGAAGCGTATAGACCCGCTAGATAAGCGAGAATGACGGATCCATTTATGGACAGCAAATAAAGTACAGTTTCATTGTTCTACATTCGATACTACATAACTGACAACAATCTTGGACTTTAACCCAAGTATTTATATGGCTGATTACATCTACAATTCGGTTTGTCTGTTATGGTCATATCGTGTCAAGGTAGTATGGTATAAACATATCTCAAAGTCCAGTCCAGGAAAAGGATTCCTTAGATTCAAAAGTGTcgttcaaaaccatgttatCGCTGCTGGGGCCAATGTGGATTCCATACTTTCCTGCAGCGATTTTCCAGGAGTTGGTGGTCTCGTCCCAGAATGAAAAGGCGTATTTATCTAGAGTGATATTAACCTGCGTCGACGCCTTGCTTTCGATATTATGTGCTTTGGCAAAACCCTTGAGTTGCAACTTCGGTGTAGTAAGCCCAATATCGGGAAAGGACACGTAGAGCTGAACGACCTCCGAGCCAGAGATGTCACCTTCGTTCTTAACTGTCACGCCCACATCCAATTGGAGAGTATCCGGGTCTGTATATGGAGTGAGATGATTGATCACAAGATCTGAAAGGGAGAAACTGGTGTAGGATAAGCCGAATCTGTACATATCAAATATGTGTTAGATAAAATAGATGTGAGATTGATTTTTAGCGTACCCAAAGGGGAACAGAGGTTTAACTCCCCGCGCCTGATAATGCTTGTACCCAACGAACAAATCCTCACGATAACTTCAGGGGATACTAAATTAGCAGAATACACATTGTTTTTGCGTAGAGCAATTACTTACTGAATCTTTGCATTCTCGCTGCGGTCGTTGAGATATGCCGGTATGTCCTCGATGCGCACAGGCAATGTCAAAGGTAAACGACCACTTGGGTTGACCTTTCCATATAGAATGTCTGCAATGCCATTTCCAGACTCGTTTCCGGAGTACCAGGTTTGAAGCAACCCCCCCACTTTGTCGACCCAAGGCATAGAGACAGCAGATCCCTAAGAATATAATTAAGCACGTAAACTGATATGTTTCGTGGTTAGACGTACCGCTTGGATGCAGGCTACTGTCCTTGAGTTTGCTTCGGCAACTCGCGCGAACAACTCATCTTGTCGTCCAGGTAGTTTCAGAGATGGGCGATCAAATCCTTCACTCTCCCATTCCGGTGTTAATCCGCCAACGAGAACAACAGCATCGACAGATTTGGCAAGAGCGACTGCTTCATCGATAGCTTTGTCCTCATCGATCTTTTCACACCCTCCCAGACGCTGTTTCGGTTGATTAGTATAGAGTGTAGAGACCAGACTTCAAGTTACTACTGACCACTCCACGCATCAGGGCGGGCTGTGACAAACGGCCTTCGCCGTTTTCGTCGTCGCCGTCCGGGGGAGGAGTGTTAGTGTACAAAACGAGAACATCCACAGATTGTCCAGCATTGAGGTTGATTGTGGCTTTTTCTTCGATAGTGCCTTGTCTGACCAACACAGTTGAGTATTTCTTTTTATTACAATGAAAAATGCACATACCCGTAGAAAAAATCTCCGGGAGTTTGCTTTGTCCAGTTATCGATGAGAAGAGAGCCGTTGATCCACAGCTTTGCCCGCCCTGTCGTCAATATACTCATTTATTAGACAAAATTTGAATTTTAAGTGTAATGGATTTACCGGCCACTGTCAAACCTAGCTCGAACAGACACGTCTTATCGATAGTTAATTTGCCTTCAAGCTTGATCGACCAAGTAGGTGTTAATCCTTTTGGCAAAAAATCATTCAGCTTGACTCTGGTATCGTTAAGAGTAAATTGTTGAACTGGATTGGCGATTTCTCCGTTCTCGTCATGGGAGAAAAATGTACAAAGCCATCCGGGTTCACCACGAGGGGTCTTCAGGTTGGCCTCCAATGTAGGAAGATATTTGTGTGCTGGATAACGGAGTCACTATCATTGAATTTAAGCGCAATATGGTTATATGATAAATATTCACCATAGCATCCGACGTGGTACTGAATAGTGGAATCGGGATGTGCACCATCGTTTATTCCAGTCCAAGGGGTGACAACGTAAGTGGCCTTGAGTTGGGCAGATCCACCACCAGATATAACGCGTTCTTTGACACTTGGGCCAATAATGGCAATATTCAACGGTTTCTCTTGACTGAATGGGAGAAGGTTGTCATTGTTTTTCAAGAGCACGATTCCCTCGGCTGCTAATGCTCTACAAAATTGTCTTCCTTCTGGTGTATCTCGCGACCGTTCAGCACCATCGCCAAAGACTATCTCGGGGTTTTTCCGGGCTTGTTTCTGGACGAAGGTGAGGAGGTTCGTCACACGTTCGTCGATAGTGGACTGTGCCAGTTTCTTCGCGGACAGGCAGTGCAAAACCAAAGTACTGGTTCTCCACCGAGGTGGTCCTGGCATTTCTAGATCCAAGCCAGCATTGATTGGTTGATCCACACCATATGTCCCGAACCTTCACAGGAAGAAGTAAGATCAGTAACGTGATAAGGCAtgaacacacacacaaaacaaaacaaataCCAGTCACTGATGACGATGCCATTGAATTTCCATTCTTTGCGCAGTATGTTTGTCAGGAGCTCCTTATTCTCGGAACAATGCACTCCACTGATACGACCGTATCTGTGAGAAGTAACTTAGATTTTTCTTGCTTCTTTCAATCATTGATAGGGATGCTATGTACGATGTCATGAAAGCACCAGGTTTAGCATGCTTTTGTGCCAGCATGAATCTATAGGTATATTAGAATGCAGAAATGCAGATTGAATAAGGACTGACGGATAAAGGT
This Psilocybe cubensis strain MGC-MH-2018 chromosome 3, whole genome shotgun sequence DNA region includes the following protein-coding sequences:
- a CDS encoding Conserved oligomeric Golgi complex subunit 4, whose amino-acid sequence is MATLDTPSNSADQVHRPNPRSLTNLTDILSCLSAFQSEEAELSSSLTQLLKDKEPIISSLARLESLIPQLDELQVDAALLSDRVSNTAKTAERVGSRVRSLDEEMGRVREAGDRVGQVMELKASLLALQTSIESQDWESAARHCARAMALPLDVIAGPFAEIAVPTSESHLPPPQTLQAARETLLSVFREKFQEASRARDSNATSRFFKLFPAIGWEDEGLEAYASFVVELVRVRSPASAKSSSPLYYITALTSLFESIAMIVDQHQPVVEKYYGPGKMQNVVRRLLEESDRVTKSLINGWEEDRSMQRKLTEVSNNPPMPLYSSLRRPAEDNAVDPREIDKVLSELAGMLGRWNLFKKFLSESLKGNVGSTNEDGAEAAAIVNEKHSPPVQFDPINSTESNKLFEHLTTIYYIPMEIWYTRTIIDKAHRLSTPDLSQSPVITTAPDDVFYILKSVTARLMTTGSLGAVEKTLQQIREVIDRDYIGVIKRKLDDVYKSQGPAPSGARPDRAERENRNSFIILLNDFDVSTSHLERLIHDLVESSLIPQHFTEESQALVKEQVTGLSSLTNRLKSSLRSGIEQLFNQLLRPKLRNFIPEIFKDISYVLDEDGYSTADYHDLARKRFIKTWESLVDGYKAMIPTNYRLFIGLVLDVLLKPWEKTVMSLKYTELGAVRFDRDLRAIIAYLSSQTTFGDIREKFLRLQQISTLLNLDADEDVDEFYNGSGISWKIGPHEARAIASLKI
- a CDS encoding putative beta-glucosidase I, translated to MSRTFLDASIPDLVKKLRVDEKISLLGAPNWWNTTTIERLGIPSIRMSDGPNGVRGSSHFVPTPAQCLPCATALASTFDPGLVKRVGVFLAQEAKLKSSVILLAPTCNIQRTPLGGRSFESFSEDPHLSGTLAAAYVNGLQSQGVAATIKHFVANDQEDERTAVESVMSDRALREIYLYPFMLAQKHAKPGAFMTSYGRISGVHCSENKELLTNILRKEWKFNGIVISDWFGTYGVDQPINAGLDLEMPGPPRWRTSTLVLHCLSAKKLAQSTIDERVTNLLTFVQKQARKNPEIVFGDGAERSRDTPEGRQFCRALAAEGIVLLKNNDNLLPFSQEKPLNIAIIGPSVKERVISGGGSAQLKATYVVTPWTGINDGAHPDSTIQYHVGCYAHKYLPTLEANLKTPRGEPGWLCTFFSHDENGEIANPVQQFTLNDTRVKLNDFLPKGLTPTWSIKLEGKLTIDKTCLFELGLTVAGRAKLWINGSLLIDNWTKQTPGDFFYGQGTIEEKATINLNAGQSVDVLVLYTNTPPPDGDDENGEGRLSQPALMRGVRLGGCEKIDEDKAIDEAVALAKSVDAVVLVGGLTPEWESEGFDRPSLKLPGRQDELFARVAEANSRTVACIQAGSAVSMPWVDKVGGLLQTWYSGNESGNGIADILYGKVNPSGRLPLTLPVRIEDIPAYLNDRSENAKIHYREDLFVGYKHYQARGVKPLFPFGFGLSYTSFSLSDLVINHLTPYTDPDTLQLDVGVTVKNEGDISGSEVVQLYVSFPDIGLTTPKLQLKGFAKAHNIESKASTQVNITLDKYAFSFWDETTNSWKIAAGKYGIHIGPSSDNMVLNDTFESKESFSWTGL